A window of Juglans regia cultivar Chandler chromosome 7, Walnut 2.0, whole genome shotgun sequence contains these coding sequences:
- the LOC108991718 gene encoding LOB domain-containing protein 22-like, with protein MNINPRHGNGTTQACAACKYQRRKCAPDCILAPYFPHDRQRQFLNAHKLFGVSNITKVIKNLDQPDKDEAMRTIIFQSDMRANDPVGGCYRMIRDLQRLIDYNKAELEIVLHQLALCRAQAHQHQQPHVQMPEVADPIFNSENHVINSAADPLGSYNNGVQYHYLGLPHQEQYFVVNNDNLQEDVSAWAVQESASNLSSLHVKNVDVGDECDDIKPIFERPCERNEIKLGHDQEKVHERSYEAMLRIDNSILKEEDGSIQQAAQEDHDLKGAATLFTLTNCNS; from the exons ATGAACATTAATCCTCGACATGGTAACGGAACCACCCAAGCTTGTGCTGCATGTAAATACCAACGCAGGAAGTGCGCGCCCGACTGCATTCTCGCCCCTTATTTTCCTCACGATCGCCAAAGACAATTCCTCAACGCCCATAAATTGTTCGGAGTTAGCAACATCACCAAGGTCATCAAGAACCTAGACCAACCCGACAAAGACGAGGCCATGCGTACAATCATTTTCCAGTCCGATATGCGTGCCAATGATCCCGTCGGCGGCTGTTATAGAATGATCCGAGACTTGCAGCGTTTGATAGATTACAACAAGGCCGAGCTCGAGATTGTTCTTCACCAATTAGCCTTGTGTCGAGCTCAGGCTCATCAGCATCAACAGCCTCACGTCCAAATGCCGGAAGTGGCAGATCCAATATTCAACTCCGAGAATCATGTAATTAATAGTGCTGCAGATCCTTTGGGTTCATACAATAATGGGGTGCAATATCATTATCTAGGACTCCCCCATCAAGAACAATACTTTGTTGTTAATAATGATAATTTGCAAGAAGATGTTAGTGCTTGGGCTGTGCAAGAATCTGCGTCTAATTTGTCATCTTTGCACGTTAAGAATGTCGACGTTGGCGATGAATGCGATGATATCAAGCCGATTTTTGAGAGACCAtgtgaaagaaatgagatcaaGCTGGGACATGATCAAGAAAAAGTTCATGAAAGGAG TTATGAAGCAATGTTGAGGATAGACAATTCGAtattaaaagaagaagatggtTCCATCCAACAAGCTGCTCAGGAGGACCACGATCTAAAAGGTGCAGCTACTTTGTTTACCCTCACAAATTGTAATAGTTGA
- the LOC108991717 gene encoding chaperonin CPN60-like 2, mitochondrial: MHRIVSKAASTITSRTSRKLVCNRVICSRNYGAKAIKFGVGARAAMLQGVSEVAEAVKVTMGPKGRNVIIEKSPGDPKVTKDGVTVAKSISFKEKAKNVGADLVKQVASATNTAAGDGTTCATVLTQAILMEGCKSIAAGVNVMDLRSGINMAVDTVISDLKSKALMISTPEEIKQVATISANGEYEIGDLIARAMEKVGKEGVITVADGNTLDNELEVVEGMKLARGYISPYFVTDQKTQKCELENPLILIYDKKISDMNSLLRILEPAVQKNRALLIVAEDVDSEALAMLILNKHRAGLKVCAIKAPGFGENRRANLDDLAILTGGEVITEDRGLTLGKVQFEMLGTAKKVTVSLDDTIILHGGGDKKLIEERCEQLRTAIDKSTATFDKEKAQERLSKLSGGVAVFKVGGASEAEVGERKDRVTDALNATRAAVEEGIVPGGGVALLYAGKVLENLQTENEDQKRGIKIIQNALKAPTFTIASNAGFDGAVVIGKLLEQDDRNFGFDAAKGEYVNMVEQGIIDPLKVVRTALVDAASVSLLLTTTEAVVVDHQDEKHKPASRMPNLDDMGY, encoded by the exons atgcaTCGAATAGTTTCGAAAGCAGCTTCAACGATCACTTCACGTACTTCAAGAAAATTA GTGTGTAACAGAGTCATATGCAGCAGAAATTATGGGGCAAAAGCCATCAAGTTTGGAGTCGGGGCTCGGGCAGCAATGCTGCAGGGGGTTTCCGAGGTCGCAGAAGCTGTTAAAGTCACAATGGGACCAAAG GGTCGCAATGTGATAATTGAAAAAAGTCCTGGGGATCCCAAAGTGACAAAGGATGGTGTCACTGTTGCCAAAAGTATCAGCTTCAAGGAAAAGGCCAAAAATGTTGGCGCAGATCTTGTAAAGCAGGTTGCAAGTGCTACTAATACTGCTGCTGGAGATG GTACTACATGTGCAACTGTCCTAACTCAGGCAATACTCATGGAAGGTTGCAAGTCAATAGCTGCTGGTGTGAATGTGATGGATTTGCGTAGTGGTATCAATATGGCCGTTGATACTGTTATATCTGATCTGAAAAGCAAAGCATTGATGATAAGCACACCAGAAGAAATTAAACAG GTTGCTACTATTTCTGCTAATGGTGAATATGAGATTGGGGATTTGATAGCAAGAGCAATGGAGAAAGTTGGAAAGGAAGGGGTCATTACTGTTGCA GATGGGAATactttggataatgagttggaAGTGGTGGAAGGAATGAAGCTAGCCAGAGGCTACATATCTCCTTATTTTGTGACTGATCAGAAGACCCAGAAATGT GAACTAGAGAACCCACTAATCCTCATCTATGACAAGAAAATTTCAGACATGAATTCACTTCTGAGAATATTGGAGCCTGCAGTACAG aaaaatagagcacttcTTATTGTGGCTGAGGATGTTGATAGTGAGGCACTGGCTATGCTTATACTCAACAAGCATCGTGCTGGGCTCAAG GTTTGTGCCATTAAAGCTCCAGGTTTTGGAGAAAATAGAAGAGCAAATTTAGATGATCTTGCCATTCTTACTGGGGGAGAG GTCATTACCGAAGACCGTGGTTTAACCCTTGGCAAAGTCCAATTTGAAATGCTGGGTACTGCAAAAAAG GTTACTGTCTCTCTTGATGACACAATAATTCTACATGGGGGTGGAGATAAGAAGCTGATTGAAGAAAGATGTGAGCAG CTGAGAACAGCTATTGATAAGAGTACTGCCACGTTTGACAAGGAGAAAGCACAGGAAAGGCTATCAAAGCTATCTGGTGGTGTGGCTGTTTTCAAG GTTGGAGGGGCTAGTGAGGCAGAagttggagaaagaaaagatagGGTAACCGATGCTTTAAATGCTACAAGAGCGGCTGTGGAAGAGGGTATTGTGCCAG GTGGTGGTGTTGCCCTCTTGTATGCTGGAAAAGTTTTGGAGAACCTTCAAACTGAAAATGAAGACCAGAAGAGAGGGATAAAGATAATCCAGAATGCTCTTAAG GCACCTACATTCACAATAGCCTCAAATGCTGGTTTTGATGGTGCTGTTGTTATCGGCAAATTGTTGGAACAAGATGATCGTAATTTTGGGTTTGATGCTGCTAAAG GTGAATATGTCAACATGGTGGAGCAGGGAATAATAGATCCTCTCAAAGTGGTTAGAACGGCTCTGGTAGATGCTGCCAG CGTGTCGTTGCTACTGACAACAACTGAGGCAGTCGTTGTGGATCATCAGGACGAGAAACACAAACCTGCGAGCCGGATGCCAAATTTGGATGATATGGGCTACTAG
- the LOC108991716 gene encoding putative pentatricopeptide repeat-containing protein At1g17630, which produces MPLNASSQRLPPISACFRKARLAFITHDELLDAFNDLLLQCSTVSFCKQVHTHIFVSGTHRSAFLAARLVSVYARFGIVTDARKVFDATPIEGLSNVLLWNSILRATVSNGYFEDGFKLYDKMRKLGVWADGFTLPLVIRACASMGSFNLCKNVHSHVLQMGFQNHLHAVNELIGMYGKIGRMEDARWLFDRMGIRSRISWNTMVSGYAFNYNCDGASEMFWRMELEGLEPNPVTWTSLLSSHARCGRKEETIKLFGIMRTRGTGATAEVLAVVLSVCADLVAVGRGKVFHGYVIKGGFEDYLFVKNALICMYGKCGDVKNAHNLFLEMEMKNLVSWNALITSYAESGLCDEAFAIFSQLKSANDDSTGRPNVISWSAVINGFASKGRGEESLELFRQMQLAKVMASSVTVSGVLSVCAELAALNLGREVHGHAVRALMDSNILVGNGLINMYSRCGSFKEAHLVFEKIDGRDLISWNSMIAGYGMHGLGESALKTFNQMIESGLKPDSVTFIALLSACSHAGLVDEGRRLFNQMSKKFRIEPQMEHYSCMVDLLGRAGFLQEASDIVKNMPMEPNDCVWGALLNSCRMYKNTDVAEETASYIFNLNSDTTGSYMLLSNIYAASGRWEDSARVRVSAKTKGLKKIPGQSWIELKKKLHVFSAGNAEQPGLKKVYEILEELALQMETECSTLDNSIFGQNVDEETKLMLAA; this is translated from the coding sequence ATGCCCCTTAATGCTTCCTCTCAACGTCTCCCACCGATCTCTGCATGTTTCCGTAAAGCCCGCCTCGCCTTTATCACCCATGATGAGCTTCTTGATGCATTTAACGACCTTCTTCTACAGTGCTCCACAGTTAGCTTCTGCAAACAAGTTCACACCCATATTTTCGTCTCTGGCACGCATCGGTCAGCGTTCTTGGCCGCTCGGCTTGTGTCGGTTTATGCACGTTTCGGGATTGTTACCGATGCCCGGAAAGTATTTGATGCCACCCCAATTGAAGGTCTTTCCAACGTACTTTTGTGGAATTCAATTCTTAGAGCTACTGTCTCGAATGGGTATTTTGAAGACGGTTTTAAACTTTACGATAAAATGCGAAAACTTGGGGTTTGGGCTGATGGGTTCACTTTGCCTTTGGTTATAAGGGCATGCGCATCTATGGGCAGTTTTAACTTGTGCAAGAATGTTCATAGTCATGTTTTACAAATGGGTTTCCAGAATCATCTTCACGCGGTGAATGAATTGATAGGGATGTATGGGAAGATTGGGCGAATGGAAGATGCCCGCTGGTTGTTTGATAGAATGGGTATTAGAAGCCGTATTTCGTGGAATACTATGGTTTCGGGCTATGCCTTTAACTATAATTGTGATGGTGCCTCTGAGATGTTTTGGCGGATGGAGTTGGAAGGGTTGGAGCCAAACCCTGTGACATGGACGTCCTTGTTGTCAAGTCATGCTCGATGTGGACGGAAAGAAGAAACCATAAAGTTGTTTGGTATTATGAGGACGAGAGGAACAGGGGCTACCGCTGAAGTGCTTGCTGTTGTATTATCTGTATGTGCTGATTTGGTTGCAGTTGGCAGGGGTAAGGTCTTTCATGGTTATGTTATAAAGGGTGGTTTTGAAGATTACTTGTTTGTAAAGAACGCCCTGATATGCATGTATGGGAAATGTGGAGATGTAAAGAATGCACATAATTTGTTTTTGGAGATGGAAATGAAGAATCTAGTGAGTTGGAATGCTTTGATAACCTCGTATGCCGAATCTGGATTATGTGATGAGGCTTTTGCAATATTTTCCCAGCTGAAGAGTGCAAATGATGATTCTACAGGCAGACCTAATGTCATAAGTTGGAGCGCTGTTATCAATGGATTTGCTTCCAAAGGACGAGGTGAGGAGTCTTTGGAACTCTTTAGGCAAATGCAGCTTGCCAAAGTTATGGCTAGCAGTGTGACAGTTTCTGGTGTTTTATCAGTTTGTGCAGAGCTAGCGGCACTGAATCTTGGTAGGGAAGTACACGGTCATGCGGTTAGGGCTCTGATGGATAGTAACATCTTGGTAGGAAATGGCTTGATCAATATGTATTCAAGGTGTGGAAGTTTCAAGGAAGCACATTTGGTGTTCGAGAAAATTGATGGTAGGGATTTGATCTCATGGAACTCAATGATTGCAGGGTATGGGATGCATGGACTTGGTGAAAGTGCtttaaaaacttttaatcaGATGATTGAATCAGGATTAAAGCCAGACAGTGTCACCTTTATTGCGCTTCTTTCTGCTTGTAGTCATGCTGGGCTTGTTGATGAGGGTCGTAGGCTGTTTAATCAAATGAGTAAAAAGTTTAGGATTGAACCCCAGATGGAGCATTATTCTTGCATGGTTGATCTCCTTGGGCGTGCAGGGTTTTTACAGGAAGCAAGTGACATTGTAAAAAACATGCCAATGGAACCCAATGATTGTGTTTGGGGCGCCCTTCTGAATTCTTGTAGGATGTACAAAAATACAGATGTTGCAGAAGAGACTGCCTCCTATATTTTTAATCTGAATTCGGACACAACTGGGAGCTACATGCTGCTCTCAAATATTTATGCTGCAAGTGGCAGATGGGAGGATTCTGCAAGGGTGAGAGTCTCAGCAAAGACAAAAGGTTTGAAGAAAATCCCTGGCCAGAGTTGGATTGAGTTAAAGAAAAAGCTTCATGTGTTCTCAGCAGGGAACGCTGAGCAACCAGGGTTGAAGAAAGTTTATGAGATCCTTGAGGAATTGGCACTTCAAATGGAAACTGAATGCAGTACACTTGATAACAGCATCTTTGGACAAAATGTTGATGAGGAAACGAAACTAATGCTTGCAGCATAA
- the LOC108991603 gene encoding NDR1/HIN1-like protein 6, translating to MTDRVYPSSKPATNGAAPAPNGTFPATKSQLYGATRPAYRPQPHHRRRHGRSCWCSCCLWLTLTFLFLILLVAIAGAIFYVVYRPHRPSFSVTSLKVSYLNVTSSSTLNSKFDLSVAAENPNKKLVYTYDPIAISILSNDIDIGEGTVPSFVHGKKNTTLLKSAITSSGRQLDSDSASTLKTDVKSKNSLSLKIELDTKVKAKMGGFNSPKIGIRVSCDGIKATVPTGKTAVTASTSNSKCEVDIRIKIWKWTF from the coding sequence ATGACAGACAGGGTCTATCCCTCTTCCAAGCCCGCCACCAACGGTGCTGCTCCAGCCCCCAACGGCACCTTTCCTGCCACCAAGTCACAACTCTACGGCGCCACGCGTCCCGCCTACCGCCCCCAACCCCACCACCGCCGTCGCCACGGCCGTAGCTGCTGGTGCTCCTGTTGCCTCTGGCTCACCCTCACCTTCTTATTTCTCATCCTCCTCGTCGCTATCGCTGGCGCTATCTTCTACGTCGTCTACCGTCCCCACCGTCCGTCTTTCTCGGTCACCAGCCTCAAAGTCTCCTACCTCAATGTCACCTCCTCTTCCACTCTCAACTCAAAGTTCGACCTCAGCGTCGCCGCTGAGAACCCTAACAAGAAGCTCGTCTACACCTACGACCCCATCGCCATCTCTATACTATCCAACGATATAGATATCGGCGAGGGAACTGTACCCTCCTTCGTGCATGGCAAAAAGAACACGACCCTGTTGAAGTCTGCCATTACGAGCAGTGGCAGGCAGCTGGACAGTGATTCTGCTTCTACTTTAAAGACCGACGTGAAGAGTAAGAACAGTCTGTCCTTGAAGATAGAGCTCGACACCAAAGTCAAGGCCAAGATGGGAGGGTTCAATTCTCCAAAGATTGGAATCAGAGTTTCTTGTGATGGCATTAAAGCTACTGTTCCTACTGGGAAGACGGCGGTGACAGCTTCCACTTCAAACTCCAAGTGTGAGGTTGATATCAGAATCAAGATCTGGAAATGGACTTTCTAA
- the LOC108991737 gene encoding mediator of RNA polymerase II transcription subunit 9, which translates to MDHYSGGSWTMIPSVPTHSNTSTPPNQDHLYLSHPQPQQQQQQVQLQQFQQQRILQQQQQQQQQQQQQQQQQQQQHHQHQSLASHFHLLHMVENLADAIEHGTRDQQSDALVSDLNNHFEKCQHLLNSISGSISTKAMTVEGQKRKLEESEQLLNRRRDFIAKYRSSIEELIKSEP; encoded by the exons ATGGACCATTACTCAGGAGGAAGCTGGACTATGATTCCGTCCGTGCCGACACACAGTAACACCTCTACACCCCCAAATCAAGACCATCTCTACCTCAGTCACCCGCAACCacaacagcagcagcaacaagttCAACTCCAACAATTTCAACAACAACGTATCCTCcaacaacagcaacagcaacagcaacagcagcagcagcagcagcagcagcaacagcaacagcacCATCAGCACCAATCACTGGCGTCTCACTTTCACCTCTTACAT ATGGTGGAGAATTTAGCGGACGCGATCGAGCATGGAACTAGGGATCAGCAGTCAGATGCACTG GTCAGTGATTTGAACAACCACTTTGAGAAGTGCCAACATCTGCTGAATTCAATCTCGGGTTCAATTAGCACCAAGGCTATG ACAGTTGAGGGTCAGAAACGGAAGCTAGAAGAAAGTGAGCAGTTGTTGAATCGGCGGAG GGATTTCATTGCAAAGTACAGAAGCTCTATTGAAGAGCTTATCAAGTCTGAGCCATAA